From a single Seriola aureovittata isolate HTS-2021-v1 ecotype China chromosome 18, ASM2101889v1, whole genome shotgun sequence genomic region:
- the ptcd2 gene encoding pentatricopeptide repeat-containing protein 2, mitochondrial: MFKSIPFVFIAMVQSVDTMALGRFGKCCRSLPYYPCKGVFLGVLQPGWIESCTGAKRHLLSEDVIKLHDFQQRKLAVAHLVTGSKGNCIELISEKLRRNELILRDELKLLLHLCQSADDMVIARDVIYRYHAENRNLAYGEFKFGPLFMRLCYELGLEDMAAATLTDVRMRGFFNDATSFNIAIDMLFTKGSYENALEVLRTMRNQGVPFNKDTHTLAAGTCYKLNTTDSYKICIALIEEGQTKGQFIPRHAYCFAVALALRQNDIEKAQSLYSHIMSTDSRLCQNLKIVILVMSGAVREAISTLSAAVLPKSPLFVKKPEFSQDVVNLLRLRSECGPHMMEMERTVTRLEQAGQVTQQTLDGMLCHTPRGKRKLAPILEERRLSRRTMRPLQSTLLSE, encoded by the exons ATGTTCAAAAGCATcccctttgttttcattgcGATGGTACAGTCAGTGGACACTATGGCGCTGGGCAGATTTGGTAAATGTTGTCGGTCATTACCCTATTATCCATGTAAAGGAGTATTTTTAGGTGTTTTACAGCCAGGATGGATTGAAAGCTGTACAGGAG CGAAGAGGCATCTGTTGTCAGAGGATGTTATCAAACTTCATGACTTTCAGCAAAGGAAACTGGCTGTGGCTCACCTCGTCACTGGATCGAAAG GAAATTGTATTGAGCTAATCAGCGAAAAACTACGAAGGAATGAGCTGATACTGAGAGATGAGCTGAAGCTTCTCCTTCACCTGTGCCAGTCTGCTGATGACATGGTGATAGCCAGAGATGTCATCTATAG GTATCACGCAGAGAACCGAAACTTGGCATATGGAGAGTTTAAATTTGGTCCTCTCTTCATGAGACTGTGCTATGAGCTGGGTCTGGAGGACATGGCAGCTGCTACACTTACAGATGTG AGAATGAGAGGGTTTTTCAATGACGCAACGTCCTTTAACATCGCCATAGACATGTTATTCACAAAAGGCTCTTATGAAA ATGCTCTGGAAGTACTAAGAACAATGAGGAACCAAGGTGTACCgttcaacaaagacacacacacactggcagctgGTACCTGCTATAAACTG AACACAACAGACTCCTACAAGATCTGTATTGCCCTGATAGAGGAGGGACAGACCAAAGGGCAATTCATCCCCAGACATGCTTACTGCTTTGCTGTAGCATTAGCACTTAGGCAG aATGACATTGAAAAAGCTCAGTCATTGTATTCACACATTATGAGCACAGACAGCAGATTATGCCAAAATTTAAAA ATTGTAATACTAGTGATGtcaggagcagtgagagaggCCATTTCCACCCTGTCTGCAGCCGTGTTGCCTAAAAGCCCCCTTTTTGTGAAGAAGCCCGAGTTTTCACAGGACGTG GTGAATTTATTGCGCTTGCGGAGTGAGTGTGGACCACACATGATGGAAATGGAGCGGACAGTGACTCGGCTTGAACAAGCCGGTCAGGTGACTCAGCAGACCCTCGACGGCATGCTGTGCCACACACCCAGAGGGAAGAGGAAACTAGCGCCAAtactggaggagaggaggctcagcCGAAGGACTATGAGGCCCCTACAGTCCACTCTGCTGTCTGAATGA
- the cacfd1 gene encoding calcium channel flower homolog isoform X1 produces MSSEETAASTKATPEDDGMTWWYRWLCKIAGVLGGISCAIAGVWNCVTVNPLNIAAGVWMVLTAFALFLCEVPFCCQFIEFANAVAARADKLKPWQKAIFYCGMALFPVFLSFSFTTLFGNAIAFATGVLYGLASLGKKGDAVTYARLQHQKQGDEERMAGTTNGAPE; encoded by the exons ATGAGCTCCGAGGAGACTGCAGCGTCCACTAAAGCCACCCCGGAGGATGATGGCATGACATGGTGGTACCGATGGCTCTGCAAAATAGCTGGAGTTTTGGGAGGAATAT CCTGTGCCATTGCAGGAGTGTGgaactgtgtcactgtgaacCCTTTAAACATTGCTGCTGGAGTGTGGATGGT GTTGACTGCCTTCGCGTTGTTCTTATGCGAAGTCCCGTTCTGTTGCCAGTTCATAGAGTTTGCTAATGCAGTAGCAGCCCGCGCAGACAAACTCAAACCCTGGCAGAAAGCCATCTTCTACTGTGG GATGgctctgtttcctgtgttcttGAGTTTCTCCTTTACAACCTTGTTTGGGAATGCCATCGCCTTTGCTACAGGAGTTCTGTATGGCCTTGCGTCGTTAGGCAAAAA ggGAGACGCAGTGACTTATGCCAGACTGCAGCACCAGAAACAGGGCGACGAAGAGAGAATGGCAGGAACGACAAACGGCGCTCCAGAGTGA
- the cacfd1 gene encoding calcium channel flower homolog isoform X2, which produces MSSEETAASTKATPEDDGMTWWYRWLCKIAGVLGGISCAIAGVWNCVTVNPLNIAAGVWMVLTAFALFLCEVPFCCQFIEFANAVAARADKLKPWQKAIFYCGMALFPVFLSFSFTTLFGNAIAFATGVLYGLASLGKKLSY; this is translated from the exons ATGAGCTCCGAGGAGACTGCAGCGTCCACTAAAGCCACCCCGGAGGATGATGGCATGACATGGTGGTACCGATGGCTCTGCAAAATAGCTGGAGTTTTGGGAGGAATAT CCTGTGCCATTGCAGGAGTGTGgaactgtgtcactgtgaacCCTTTAAACATTGCTGCTGGAGTGTGGATGGT GTTGACTGCCTTCGCGTTGTTCTTATGCGAAGTCCCGTTCTGTTGCCAGTTCATAGAGTTTGCTAATGCAGTAGCAGCCCGCGCAGACAAACTCAAACCCTGGCAGAAAGCCATCTTCTACTGTGG GATGgctctgtttcctgtgttcttGAGTTTCTCCTTTACAACCTTGTTTGGGAATGCCATCGCCTTTGCTACAGGAGTTCTGTATGGCCTTGCGTCGTTAGGCAAAAA GCTCTCATATTAA